The genomic interval GCTGTTTCTTGTTCATACTTAGTGGCCGATGAATATCTGACATTGCTGCTGTTTTTCCAATGTGCGAGGATCAGCTTGCAATCATGGTGGCTTATATACACGGATGCTACCTGCTAAAGTAAAATTTCAGTATGTAAACAAACACGCTAAGATGCACATACCTTTTTGTCCCACTGTTGATGGAGGTAGCGCAAAAGAATATTTGTTTTCTCTGTGACAATAACTGTAGAGAGAGGACACAGAGTTATCGATGCATGTTTTTCCTCCACATACGCCATAGCCGATCATATGAACACTTACTCTGCTCTGATGGATATTCCCGTGTTGGCAGATAAACTGATGGTCTTCTATTCTGTAACAGATCATAAACACTTATTTAATGCAACACACTATTGCGAGCAAACTGAGTACACTATTGTACTGCAAACTGAGATGACCGAAACCACACCATCTGTCAAAGTGTGATATTCACAGTACCACAGCGGGAATTTCACATTTCAAAACGGTTAAAAAGATTACCGATGCTTTGCACACAGAGTCTGCATGGAATCTACTGAAGTTGCTCTTGTTGTAGACCGGGAGACCTTTCAGGAAATCCGCCTGGGAATAACAGAATtgttaaatgtagaaaaaagtTTACATTCAGAAATTCAACATGTGAGGGCCTAATATGAATTTGAGAAAAAGAACACATATTTTCCTTAGTCTGACCTGAGaggcagaaaagaaagaattgaAGGGCTCGACTGATTTACATAGTCGACAGCCAACATCAGTCAAGATATACCACACCTCTCTCTGATATTAAACACATTTGAGAATAGCTTTGCATAAAACAGAGAGGATTTCTCATTGCCAGATTTACATAAACCAGTTGAATTTAATGAGGTTGATATTGTGGCTGAGGAGATGCCATGTGTTTTTTGTAGTTATGCCATATACCCCAACCAGGTataacattacgaccacctgtctaatactGGTGTtgcagccctgacctgtcatgcactgtgtattctgacacttttctatcagaaccagcattaacttcttcagcaatttgagcaagaGTAGCTCGTCCCCAGccccagccttcactccccacgtgcatcaaggCGACTTGGCCACCCATCTctctgtcgctggttcaccactgttccttccttggaacacttttgatagaaactgaccactgcagactgggaacaccccacaagagctgcagttttggagatgctctgatccagtggtctagccatcacaatttgtcctttcgtcaaactcgctcaaatccttacgcttgaccatttttcctgtttctaacacatcaactttgaggacaaaatgttcacttgctgcctaatatatcccacccactaacaggtgccatgatgaggagataatcagtgttctcacctctcagtgctcataatgttatgcctgatcggtatatattTGAGCCGTGGTTGACCTTCAACGATGGACCCAGTGACAGGATGTTGCAAGGTCATTAGTAGGAATATTGAATAGTAGGACTACAGCTAAATGGATGACACTTTAAACATATAATTTCTAAATGGtctgttctttattttttccccccacataaATATTATCAGCCTGATGTCCATAACACTAAGTGACAGATATATAAAGCTCTGAAACACTGCAGCAGAGAAAGCCACATCCAAACATTATTCATCAGTGCTGTAAAGCCATACATTTATGTCACAAATATAACTCAGATTCACCTACTGGttatttacaaaatgcaaaaacGAGAGGCAAACATAAACAACAGACTAGAAAGTGACAGCTAATGTAAACAGGAGTGTATCTTTTAGAATACACTCTCTCTGGTTTTGGGTTAAGGTCAGTGGTTTGAGCGTTTTGGAGCAAGCCTGGGCGTTTTCCAGTCCAGATACTGAGCTGATCACAACTGAGAGCTAACTCTGGCGATAGTGTGAACTTGTGTCACCTTATAACCAAACCTGGTTAATAGTTACACGAAAGTTAAGGAGCAATGTGTTAACAATATCAGTGTATTATGTTGAGCTAATATATGACTAAAAACTATCGTCTTGCTGACCTGCTAGACATATAAACACGGACGTAAGAAGAGAAGCCAGAATGAGTCCAACTTGACAGAAAGATAGCAGCTGGCTTAGCTACTAGGTTACCGGTTACACTGCTAACAACGTAAACAACCTGCTAGTAAAGTGTCGACAGTAATTGATAATATATTAGAATTATTTGCCATAAACATATGAACTGCTCCACGTGATGTAGGGTCGATTTGTAGCTGATCAACAACATGGTACACAAAAACGGCTGACCCAAGTACCTAGCTAGCTAGCGATATCACGTAGCTCTAGACTACAGCTCAAGATCAGTTAGAATGTATGTTatgataaaacaaaaataaaacactacatAATATCCATTCACTTACTTTGTccattgtgatattgtgatttAGATCCAAGAGTGCTGCCTTGGAAGCCACCAGCACTAGCCGCTATGCTAGCAAAACAGGATTACACGGCTAGCTTATGTAGCTAGCTCAAATAACCACAGGGCCAAACTAATTCTATGCCGACAAATGACCAGCCGGCTAGCACTCAGATAGATCGAGTTTTTCTGCTCTGTCTGTCAAACTCACAGCAAAGTAGCAGTACAAAATCCACACTTTGAGAAAACAAGTCTAACAAGAAACATTACATGTACGTGTGACTAGCCGATGGACTGCGCCTAACGGAGGGAGGGTTGCCAGGTTTAGGAAATATACCCATTGGTGCCGGCTTTTTTCAGGGGAAGGCACCAAAAATCGCCAGATGTTTTGTGATTAATTCATAATCATTACACAgcgcatttttttaaaaatgcgtttattattaattagatTATATTAGGTACAGGTTTGAGTCCATGatgctgtgtatgagctgttactataaaaaaaaatatattaaaacaacaTTTATATGAACCTATTGGTCATGTTACTGCCGGAACTACTTTCCGAGCCGCGGCTGTTATGTAAGGACAGGTTGTTTTATTCCACCTATACTACAGCAATTTGCAGTTAAAAACATTGTTAATGAGCAatagtttacaaaaaaaaactattaaaaatatataattaaaaaaaatgattaatgagCAAATCATTTTAGATTTGAATAGTTTACAGTTAGGGTTAATGTTGTGGGTTTAAAAATAGAAACTAGTAAATCTCAATATAGAATATCATATCATTAATTTAGGGATAAACTGATATATTTGTGTTCACTGTTAAAAGGTTAAACATATAAATTGAATTGTTACACTTTCTTATTATTAAGCCGTGACATCAGTATCATGAACATCACTGTCAGTTAAAACAACTCAGAACCAGACAGGCAAACTGTAAATTTAAAACTGTTTATTATTCCATTTCAGGTCTTacaaaaatatgacaaaaataaatcaacagaaataaataagacCATTTGCTATGAACATTTTctttgaaaatgaaagaaactttACAGTGGTGTATTGGAAGAGCATGTTAGTTTGTGAGGTTGCCTTCAGAGAAGGAATTCTACACACTTGAGTACTACTAGGCTCTCGTTTTTTTCCACTGTCTGTAACCGCACATTTCCGCTTCTGAGTGGCAATTTCTTCAGAGTATAAATCAATAGCCCATTAATTATTCACAGTAGGGTCGAACATAAACCACGGTTCCTAAGTCACATATAAGGTATTCTTATAgattagtaaaaaataaatgtctgaTCTTATTAAATAACGCTCACTGGTGATGACAATAACTGCTGGACAGATATGACAGAAACCTTGCAGCATCCATGTTGCTCTCCAGTTAAAGTAAGACATAAAACTCAGCGCCTTTGCCTAAATACAGAGTAACACTCAAGGTAATAGGGTATGAATTATAGCttactgttttatatttgtCGAACACAGACATCGTGCCTCAGTGTAAGCCACATCAGGCAGCGTTCTCTCTGCACAGAGTAAATTCTTTCTGCACAATGGAATAAGAGACTTTTTCTGTCAAGGaaatattgttattaataaataatgaaattgaaatgaaaatctat from Hemibagrus wyckioides isolate EC202008001 linkage group LG10, SWU_Hwy_1.0, whole genome shotgun sequence carries:
- the dda1 gene encoding DET1- and DDB1-associated protein 1, producing MDKADFLKGLPVYNKSNFSRFHADSVCKASNRRPSVYLPTREYPSEQIIVTEKTNILLRYLHQQWDKKNAAKKREREQEQGEGGSPAPSRKIARTDSQEMNEDS